From Acidimicrobiales bacterium:
CCACCTCGAGTACCCGAACCGGCGTCCCACGGCGCGAGCGTAAGCCCGGGTCCCGGCCTACGCGTCAGCGGCCCCGGTACGTCGACCGGGCCCCCACCGACTCCTTGTTGAGGCGGCGGGAGAGGTGCAGCCCCTCCAGCACGAACTCGACGGCACTGGCCACCGCTCCGGGCGACTCCCCCGCCGCCAGGTCGGTCACCGACCGGCGCAGGGCGGGCACCTTGGCCAGGACGTCGAGGTAAGCGGACGCCTGGACGTCGTCACCGGCGTGAACGATGGTTGACGAGTCGTCGAACGCCATCACGACGTCACCGAACTGCGAGAGCTGGCAGCGCCGCTTGAACACGGTGAGCACGGCGGCGTTGACCAGTCGCTCCAGGATCCCCTCGTCCCGGCCGTCGTCGAACGAGTCGATCTCGACCTTGCCGGCGGTGGACGCCACCAGGGCCTCGAGGTCGCTGACCCGGGGCACGGCGTCGGGCTCGCCCAGGCGCAGGGCGCGCCGGGCGGCGTTGGCGGTGAGCACCTCGGCGTTGGCGATGCTCAGGCGCACGGACACGCCCGACCGCTGGTTGACGTGCGGGCTGGACCGGGCCAGGTGGCTGACGGTGGCGACGATCTCCGACATGAAGTCGGGCACGTGGACGCGCACGCCCAGCCCGTCCAGGGGCTCCGCCTCCCGGGCGACCACCGCCAGCTCCGTCTCCACGTCCACCGGGTAGTGGGTGCGCACCTGGGTGCCGAAGCGGTCCTTGAGCGGCGTGATGATGCGGCCCCGGTTGGTGTAGTCCTCGGGGTTGGCCGACGCCACCAGCAGCACGTCCAGCGGGAGGCGGACCTTGTAGCCGCGCACCTGAACGTCCCGCTCCTCCAGCACGTTGAGCAGCCCGACCTGGATGCGCTCGGCCAGGTCGGGCAGCTCGTTGATGGCGAAGATGCCCCGGTTGGTGCGGGGGACGAGGCCGTAGTGGAGGGTGAGCTCGTCGGAGAGGTACCGGCCCTCGGCCACGCGGATGGGGTCGACCTCCCCGATGAGATCGGCGATGGACGTGTCGGGCGTGGCCAGCTTCTCGCCGAAGCGGTGGTCGCGGTGGACCCACTCGACCGGGGTGTCGTCACCCCTCTCGGCGACCACGTCGCGGGCGTGGCGGGACACCGGGTGCTCGGGATCGTCGTTGATCTCGGACCCGGCCACGATCGGCATCCACTCGTCCAGCAGGCTGGTGAGCGACCGGATCAGGCGGGTCTTGGCCTGCCCCCGCTCGCCCAGGAAGATCACGTCGTGGCCGGCGAGGAGCGCGTTCTCCAGCTGGGGCAGGACGGTGTCGTCGTACCCCACGACCCCGCCGACGAGGGGCAGGCCGGCGGCGATGCGGGCCGCCGCGTTGCGGCGCACCTCGTGCTTCACCGGCTCCGAGCGCCACCCCGACGCCCGCAGCTCACCCAGGGTCCCCGGCCGCGCCGTCATGCCGTCACCATAGGCCCGGCCCGGGGCTACGCCGCCTCGACCCTCCGCCGTCGGACGGGAACGCCGGGCTCGTCGCGATCGACCGCCGGAGCACCCGGGCCGTGACACGATGGCCGCGTGGAGATCCGCCATCACCGCTACGACGCGGTCATCGTCGGTGCCGGCGGCGCCGGCCTGCGTGCCGCCATCGAGACGGTGGGCAGGTGCCGCACGGCGGTGCTCACCAAGCTCTACCCCACCCGCTCCCACACCGGGGCGGCGCAGGGCGGCATGTGCGCGGCGCTGGCCAACGTCGAGGAGGACTCGTGGGAGTGGCACCTCTTCGACACCATCAAGGGCGGCGACTACCTGGTGGACCAGCCGGCGGCGGAGATCATGTGCCGCGAGGCCATCGACGCCGTGATCGAGCTGGAGCACTTCGGCCTGCCGTTCAACCGCACGCCCGAGGGCCGGATCGACCAGCGCCGCTTCGGCGGCCACACCCGCAACCACGGCGAGGCGCCCGTGCGCCGCGCCTGCTACTCGTCCGACCGCACCGGCCACATGATCCTCCAGACCCTGTACCAGCAGTGCGTGGCGCGGGGCGTCAACTTCTTCAACGAGTTCCAGGTGCTCGACGTCGCCTACGCCGAGGGCCGCCTGGCCGCCGTCGTCGCCTACGAGCTGGCCACCGGCGACCTCCACGTCTTCAACACCAAGGCCGCCCTCTTCGCCACCGGCGGCTTCGGGAAGATGTTCAAGGTCTCGTCCAACGCCCACACGCTGACGGGCGACGGCCCCGGCCTCTTGTACCGGCGCGGGGTCCCCATGCAGGACATGGAGTTCTTCCAGTTCCACCCCACCGGGATCTACAAGCTCGGGATCCTGCTGTCGGAGGCGGCCCGGGGCGAGGGCGGCATCCTGCGCAACAACGACGGCGAGCGCTTCATGGAGCGCTACGCCCCCACGGTGAAGGACCTGGCGCCGCGCGACATGGTCGCCCGCGCCATCCAGACCGAGATCCTCGACGGGCGGGGCGTGGGCGAGGCGGCCGACGCCGTCCACCTCGACCTCACCCACCTGCCGCCCGAGCAGATCGACGCCAAGCTCCCCGACATCACCGAGTTCGTCCGCACCTACCTCGGCATCGAGCCCAAGAAGGTGCCCATCCCGATCCAGCCCACGGCGCACTACGCCATGGGCGGCATCCCCACCAACGTCGAGGGCGAGGTGGTGTCCGACGCCGCCGGCACCGTGCTCCCCGGCCTCTACGCGGCCGGCGAGTGCGCGTGCGTGAGCGTGCACGGCGCCAACCGCCTGGGCACCAACTCGCTGCTCGACATCGTGGTGTTCGGCAAGCGGGGCGGGCGGGCCATGTCCGAGTTCGCCGCCACCGCCGACCTGCCCGAGGCACCCAGCGACGCGGCCGACGACGTCGTCCGGCGGGTGGAGGCCCTGAAGTCGGGTACGGGCGCGGAGAAGGTCGCCGCCGTGCGGGCCGACCTCCAGGCGTCCATGACCGAGAAGGCCTTCGTGTTCCGCAACGAGGACCTGCTGGCCGGCGCCCTGAAGGACCTCGACGACCTCAAGGACCGCTACCAGCAGGTCACCATCGACGACAAGGGCACGACGTTCAACTACGACCTCACCGAGGCGCTGGAGCTGGGGTACCTGCTGGACCTGGCCGAGGCGTCGGTGGTGAGCGCCCGGGCCCGCACCGAGAGCCGGGGCGCCCACTTCCGCACCGACCACCCGCTGCGGGAGGACGAGCACTGGGCCCGGCACACGCTGGCCACCCGGGAGGAGGACGGCACCGTGTCGTTGTCGTACAAGGCGGTGGTGGCGGGCCGCTACCTGCCCATGGAGCGCAGTTACTGATGGCCCTCGTCGACGTCGAGCTCAGGATCAAGCGCTACAACCCCGACACCGATGCCAAGCCGCACTGGCAGACGTTCTCGGTCAAGGCGGAGCCCACCGACCGGGTGCTGGACGCCCTCCACACGGTGAAGTGGGAACAGGACGGGACGCTCAGCTTCCGGCGCTCGTGCGCCCACGGCGTGTGCGGGTCCGACGCCATGATGATCAACGGGGCCAACGCCCTGGCGTGCATCGAGCTGGTCAAGGATGCCGCCGGTCCCCGCGGCGGGCGGGTCACGGTGGAGGCCATCCGCGGTTTGCCCGTCATCAAGGACCTGGTCGTCGACATGGAGCCGTTCTTCGCCCAGTACCGCTCCGTGCTCCCCTACCTGGTCAACCGGGACGACCCCGGCTACACCGAGCGGCTCCAGTCGCCCGAGGACCGCGAGCGCTACGACGACACGACCAAGTGCATCCTGTGCGCGGCGTGCACCACGTCGTGCCCGGTCTTCTGGGGCAACTCCGGTTACGTGGGCCCGGCGGCCATCGTCAACGCCCACCGCTTCATCTTCGACAGCCGGGACCAGGCCGGCAACGAGCGGTTGGACCTCCTGAACCAGCGTTCGGGCGTGTGGCGGTGCCGCACCGCCTTCAGCTGCACCGAGGCGTGCCCCCGCGGCATCAAGGTGACCCAGGCCATCCAGGAGGTGAAGCGGGCCGTCCTCACCGACCGGGTGTGAGGGTCGCC
This genomic window contains:
- a CDS encoding sigma 54-interacting transcriptional regulator, with the protein product MTARPGTLGELRASGWRSEPVKHEVRRNAAARIAAGLPLVGGVVGYDDTVLPQLENALLAGHDVIFLGERGQAKTRLIRSLTSLLDEWMPIVAGSEINDDPEHPVSRHARDVVAERGDDTPVEWVHRDHRFGEKLATPDTSIADLIGEVDPIRVAEGRYLSDELTLHYGLVPRTNRGIFAINELPDLAERIQVGLLNVLEERDVQVRGYKVRLPLDVLLVASANPEDYTNRGRIITPLKDRFGTQVRTHYPVDVETELAVVAREAEPLDGLGVRVHVPDFMSEIVATVSHLARSSPHVNQRSGVSVRLSIANAEVLTANAARRALRLGEPDAVPRVSDLEALVASTAGKVEIDSFDDGRDEGILERLVNAAVLTVFKRRCQLSQFGDVVMAFDDSSTIVHAGDDVQASAYLDVLAKVPALRRSVTDLAAGESPGAVASAVEFVLEGLHLSRRLNKESVGARSTYRGR
- a CDS encoding succinate dehydrogenase iron-sulfur subunit encodes the protein MALVDVELRIKRYNPDTDAKPHWQTFSVKAEPTDRVLDALHTVKWEQDGTLSFRRSCAHGVCGSDAMMINGANALACIELVKDAAGPRGGRVTVEAIRGLPVIKDLVVDMEPFFAQYRSVLPYLVNRDDPGYTERLQSPEDRERYDDTTKCILCAACTTSCPVFWGNSGYVGPAAIVNAHRFIFDSRDQAGNERLDLLNQRSGVWRCRTAFSCTEACPRGIKVTQAIQEVKRAVLTDRV
- the sdhA gene encoding succinate dehydrogenase flavoprotein subunit → MEIRHHRYDAVIVGAGGAGLRAAIETVGRCRTAVLTKLYPTRSHTGAAQGGMCAALANVEEDSWEWHLFDTIKGGDYLVDQPAAEIMCREAIDAVIELEHFGLPFNRTPEGRIDQRRFGGHTRNHGEAPVRRACYSSDRTGHMILQTLYQQCVARGVNFFNEFQVLDVAYAEGRLAAVVAYELATGDLHVFNTKAALFATGGFGKMFKVSSNAHTLTGDGPGLLYRRGVPMQDMEFFQFHPTGIYKLGILLSEAARGEGGILRNNDGERFMERYAPTVKDLAPRDMVARAIQTEILDGRGVGEAADAVHLDLTHLPPEQIDAKLPDITEFVRTYLGIEPKKVPIPIQPTAHYAMGGIPTNVEGEVVSDAAGTVLPGLYAAGECACVSVHGANRLGTNSLLDIVVFGKRGGRAMSEFAATADLPEAPSDAADDVVRRVEALKSGTGAEKVAAVRADLQASMTEKAFVFRNEDLLAGALKDLDDLKDRYQQVTIDDKGTTFNYDLTEALELGYLLDLAEASVVSARARTESRGAHFRTDHPLREDEHWARHTLATREEDGTVSLSYKAVVAGRYLPMERSY